The window GGCTTGACCTTGTACAATAATGTAAAGTACTAAAGCTGCAACTGTTGCGCCAATCACTTGAGAAATAATATACGGTATAAGATCTTTTGCATCAAAACGACCACCTACCCATAAACCAACGCTGACAGCAGGGTTAAAATGTCCTCCAGAAATATGCCCAAATGCGTATGCGCCTGTTAATACAGTGAGACCGAATGCAAGTGCTACGCCTGCAAAGCCAATACCAAGTTCTGGATAAGCTGCTGCTAGGACAGCACTACCACAACCACCAAAAACAAGCCAAAAGGTTCCAAGAAATTCTGCTAAATATTTGTTCATTGTTATCACCAACACAGTTGTAAAAAAATAAAAAACGAAACATCCAAGACTTTATTATGGATATGTTTAACCCCTGTGAAAAATGTGAAGTATTTCACAGTGGTATATACGATCTTGTATAAATGGTTGAAAAAAAATGATCAGTTGAGAAAGCGTTAGTTCATTGGTAATTTTATTACAAATTGTAAATTATGTTGTTTTTCCGCCACTGTTGCGGTGTTTTTCCCGCCCAAAGCTTAAAAGCACGCTGAAAAGCACTTTGTTCTGAATAACAAAGCAATAAGGCGATTTCTTGCAGGCTAAGATGAGGGTTTTTTAAATATTCTGTTGCCAACATAAAGCGAACTTGCTGAACGCGTGCTTGAAATGTGGTGTCTTGTTGCTGCAAGTGTCGTTGAAGCTGTCGAACTGAAAGTCCAAGCTTTTCCGCAATACAGTCGATTTGGTATTGGTTCTTTTGCAGCCCTGTCAAAATGGCATGCTGTAAACGTTGGTCGAGCTGTGTAGAGTTTGGGAGCTTTTCCAATAAGGCTTGGGCTTGCTGCAATAACAATTGTTGTAGTGTGTGATCACCTGTTTTTAGTGGTTTAAATGCTTCGGACACAGGTAATAAAAGTTGTGTTTTAGGTTGGTCAAAGCGGACTTTGCAATGGAAGTACTGCTCATAAATATGAGTGTTTTTAGGTGCAATATTAACGAAATGTACCTCATGCAAATGAATTTGCTCACCTGACATGAATAATTTAAGAAACTGTACCATTAAGGCAATCGCAATTTCATCTGTAAGTTGGGTGGGGTGAGGCTCTGGTGCTTCCCAACGGATAGATGCATAAGGATGATCAAATTCTACAATGAGAGGGCTTCCGTCATAAATGAGACGATGGAAGTCATGATAGCGTGCTAAAGCTTCGCCTAGGTTTTCACACGACAGTGCTAAATAAGCAATGATCCCCAAATGTTTGGGTTGAACATAGGTGGCAATTTCGAGCCCTAAGGCGGTAGTGGGCTGTATGCGATTTAAGTCTTCGAGCAAATCTCGCCAAATGACATAATCGAATCGCTCTTGATTTTGAATGCGTTGTAATTGTTCTGGAATAGGAATATGTTTCGCCTCACAGTAGGCTTTTAACAAATGCCCCAAACCACCGAAAACAGAGCCTGTATAGTTTTTGAGTTGAGACATCCTGTCTGTTCCCATCTTGTCGTGTTTTGTCAATATTAATATATCGTATCGTCAATACTTCGCCTATAAAAATTTATATCTTAAATAAGAAGAAGGAAATATCAGGAGAAAACCATGTTAAAGGGGTTCATCGCAGGTTTGGCAGTTGCCAATGCATTTGAGTGGTTTGCACATAAATATATTTTGCATGGTGTCCATCGACCTGGGCAACCACGTTATAGCCCTGTACCAAAAAGCATGGAATCACACTGGGCACATCATCGTGAGGTACGAAAACAGGAGTTTTCGGATGAATGCTATGTACAAGGATTCGAACATTGGCGTACACGTAACGAAGTGATGTCATTGGCCGTTGTAGCTGGGGTCGCAAGTGTGGCGTTCTATCCATTTTCAAAAGGAATGTCGCTCGCTGCACTTTATAGCGCTGGGAATTATTATTATGTACATCGTCGTGCGCATTTAGAGCCAGACTGGGCAAGACGTACGATTCCTTGGCACTACGATCATCATATGAATTCAAATCAAGATGCCAATTGGTGTGTGACTCGACCATGGTTTGACTACGTCATGGGAACGCGGGTGGTATCTTCTGCTGACTTAAAAGAAGCTAATCCACTTGGCTTGCCATTGCCAGCGCCTATTTCTAAAGTACTAACGCAAGCGATTGAATCCATTTTCCCTGCTAAATGGGTGGAACAAAAGCCGAAACTTATCCCAGCTGTTGAGACCTCAGAGCAGCAATCAGTAGCTTAAATATGAAACAGAGTTGCTCGAGATACAGCAAGCAAGTTGGATGTTGTGTCGTGAAAGGTCGATAAAAAACCTCCCAAACGATCACGTTGGGAGGTTGCTGTTTTATCGCTTTAATGCTTATAAACGCATTTCAATACCTTGATCAGCCAGATATTGTTTCGCTTCTGGAATAGTATGTTGACCAAAGTGGAAAATAGAGGCTGCCAATACTGCATCAGCACCGCCTTTTAAAATACCATCAGCTAAGTGCTGTAAATTGCCAACACCACCTGAAGCAATGGTTGGAATGCTGACACGATCATTGATCTGACGCATCAAGGCAATGTCATAGCCTGCTTTGGTACCGTCAGCATCCATACTGGTAATTAACAATTCACCCGCACCGAAGTCTGCCATTTTGACTGCCCATTCAATTGCATCGATGCCTGTTGGTTTACGACCACCATGGGTAAAGATTTCCCACTTATTTTCACCTGTTTTCTTGGCGTCGATCGCAACCACGATGCATTGTGCACCAAAACGTTGTGATGCCTCTTGAACAAACTCAGGCGTAAACACTGCCGCCGAGTTAATACTCACTTTATCCGCACCTGCGTTGAGCAATAAGCGAATATCTTCAACCTTACGAACACCGCCGCCTACAGTTAAAGGAACAAAGACGCTTTCAGCCATTCGTTCTACGGTACGATAGGTAGTATCACGTCCATGATGGGTGGCGGTAATATCTAAAAAGGTAATTTCGTCGGCACCTTGTTCGTTATAACGACGAGCAACTTCTACAGGATCACCTGCATCACGAATATCAAGGAATTGAACGCCTTTGACGACTCGACCATTATCAACATCTAAGCAAGGGATAATACGTTTTGCGAGCATAAAATTTTCCAAAAAATCGCCAATAAAGAAAGGAGACCGACTTAGGTGCTACACCTTCATGGTGGGAAAGGGTATTCTATCAAACTTCACAGCTATTTTTTGCAGGTTTTCCATGTCGGTTTATACCCCGTTGAGTTTAGATGAAGTTCAAGCCTTTGCTGAGCCTTATGGTTTGGCAGTGATTGATCTGATTCCGATCCAAGGCGGTATCCAAAACACCAATTATTTTTTGGTGGATCAAACACAAAAGCAATATGTGTTAACGGTGTTTGAAGAGTTAGATGCGGAAGGTGCGGGTGAGTTGGTCCCTGTATTGGACTGTTTGGGTGAGGCAGGTGTTGCTGTCGCGGTGCCACTCAAGCACCATGGTCAAGCGATTCATAGTATTGCAAATAAACCCGCCCAAATTGCACCCCGTTTGATGGGCGTACATCCCGAAGATGCCACGATAGAACAGATTCAAGCGATCGCTCAAGCTCAAGCAAAAATGCATTTGGCTTTAAAAGATTTTCCTTTAGTGCGTGATTTTAATCGCAATCATCAGTATTGGACTGAAGTTGCTGAACAGTTGAAACCTCACATGAATCAAGCGGATCAGGACTTATTGGCGCAGGTTTTTCAACAATTTGCAGACATTACTCAGCAGCATCCAGATCGTCCAACAGGTTTTATTCATTCAGATTTGTTTCGAGACAATACGCTGTTTGAAGGCGATCAATTGCAGGGCATTTTAGATTTTTATGAGTTGAATCAGGATGAATGGCTATTTGATATTGCGATTAGTATCAATGACTTTTGTACTGCCTATCCGCAAGCTCATCTTGATCAAGCTAAAGCCGACGCGTTTTTGCAAGCTTATCAAACGATTCGTATGCTCACCCAAGATGAGAAAGCGTGTTTGAATGTATTTTTAGCGATGGCTGCATGCCGTTTTTGGAGTATGCGTTTGCAAGTTGCGCAAAAAAATGCCGAACATGGACGTACAGGTGGTGATATTTTGCAAAAAGATCCAATGGAAATGCGCATGATGTTGCAAGACCGTTTACAACAGATCACAGCTTAGGGAGACGTCATGCGAGATCAAGGTCGATTAGTTGAATGGTTTGATGAAAAAGGTTACGGTTTTATTCAACCCAATGATGCATTTAAAGATCGTGTTTTTTTACATATCAAAGACTTTGCTCGTCCTGGGCCTCGTCCTATCGTTGGTTGTGCGTTGGAATACCTTGTGATTTTGGATGAACGTGGGCGTTATCGTGCACAGCAAGTCACTTATTTGAAAGCATCGCAAGTGATTGAGCATAAGGCAGCACCGACCAAATCTCAGCAGAAACAGACATGGACACCGATGAAAATCGGAATCTTGGTTTATATCGGCTTTATGGTAATTGCGAGTTTAGCCAAATGGTTGCCGCCGTATAGCTTACTGTTTGTGAGTTTGATGAATGCATTAAGTTATTGGCTATATGCTCAAGATAAAGAAGCAGCGCAGTTGGGCAATCGTCGTGTACCTGAACAGACTTTACATATTGTCGATGCGCTGGGCGGATGGTGCGCTGGTTGGTATGCTCAGCAAAAACTGAGACATAAAACACAAAAACAACCGTTTCGTCAGATTTATTTCTGTACCATAGCTTTTCATATATTGTTGATATGTTGGTTAATTTCTCCTCTTAATGTTTTTTACTAAATTAAGGGGAGTTGGTTCGTACTGGAGAAATAAAAAATGAATTATTCTGTTGATCAAGATCCGAATCGCACCTTGACCTTAATTCTTTATGTTCTTTATATTATTGCGATTTTTACGGGCGGTTTGTTGGCAATCGTGGCTTTGATTATTAACTATGTCAAACGTCGTGATGTGCAAGGCTCAATTTTTGAGAGTCATTTTACATGGCAGATTCGCACTTTCTGGTGGTATCTGGCATGGAATATTATCGCCTTTATTCCGTTCCTTTTCCTGTTTTTTACAGGTGATAATCCGAACCTATTTGCAGGTGTTGCACTTTCTGCGGTTACATTCGCGTTTGCTGTGGTGTTCGTCGCATGGATTTGGATTGTTTATCGTGCCATTCGTGGTTTGATCGCTCTCAATGATAATAAACCGATGTATTCGTAAGTGAT is drawn from Acinetobacter suaedae and contains these coding sequences:
- a CDS encoding DUF1294 domain-containing protein — protein: MRDQGRLVEWFDEKGYGFIQPNDAFKDRVFLHIKDFARPGPRPIVGCALEYLVILDERGRYRAQQVTYLKASQVIEHKAAPTKSQQKQTWTPMKIGILVYIGFMVIASLAKWLPPYSLLFVSLMNALSYWLYAQDKEAAQLGNRRVPEQTLHIVDALGGWCAGWYAQQKLRHKTQKQPFRQIYFCTIAFHILLICWLISPLNVFY
- a CDS encoding DUF4870 family protein; translated protein: MNYSVDQDPNRTLTLILYVLYIIAIFTGGLLAIVALIINYVKRRDVQGSIFESHFTWQIRTFWWYLAWNIIAFIPFLFLFFTGDNPNLFAGVALSAVTFAFAVVFVAWIWIVYRAIRGLIALNDNKPMYS
- a CDS encoding AraC family transcriptional regulator; translation: MSQLKNYTGSVFGGLGHLLKAYCEAKHIPIPEQLQRIQNQERFDYVIWRDLLEDLNRIQPTTALGLEIATYVQPKHLGIIAYLALSCENLGEALARYHDFHRLIYDGSPLIVEFDHPYASIRWEAPEPHPTQLTDEIAIALMVQFLKLFMSGEQIHLHEVHFVNIAPKNTHIYEQYFHCKVRFDQPKTQLLLPVSEAFKPLKTGDHTLQQLLLQQAQALLEKLPNSTQLDQRLQHAILTGLQKNQYQIDCIAEKLGLSVRQLQRHLQQQDTTFQARVQQVRFMLATEYLKNPHLSLQEIALLLCYSEQSAFQRAFKLWAGKTPQQWRKNNIIYNL
- a CDS encoding homoserine kinase, encoding MSVYTPLSLDEVQAFAEPYGLAVIDLIPIQGGIQNTNYFLVDQTQKQYVLTVFEELDAEGAGELVPVLDCLGEAGVAVAVPLKHHGQAIHSIANKPAQIAPRLMGVHPEDATIEQIQAIAQAQAKMHLALKDFPLVRDFNRNHQYWTEVAEQLKPHMNQADQDLLAQVFQQFADITQQHPDRPTGFIHSDLFRDNTLFEGDQLQGILDFYELNQDEWLFDIAISINDFCTAYPQAHLDQAKADAFLQAYQTIRMLTQDEKACLNVFLAMAACRFWSMRLQVAQKNAEHGRTGGDILQKDPMEMRMMLQDRLQQITA
- the hisF gene encoding imidazole glycerol phosphate synthase subunit HisF gives rise to the protein MLAKRIIPCLDVDNGRVVKGVQFLDIRDAGDPVEVARRYNEQGADEITFLDITATHHGRDTTYRTVERMAESVFVPLTVGGGVRKVEDIRLLLNAGADKVSINSAAVFTPEFVQEASQRFGAQCIVVAIDAKKTGENKWEIFTHGGRKPTGIDAIEWAVKMADFGAGELLITSMDADGTKAGYDIALMRQINDRVSIPTIASGGVGNLQHLADGILKGGADAVLAASIFHFGQHTIPEAKQYLADQGIEMRL
- a CDS encoding sterol desaturase family protein — translated: MLKGFIAGLAVANAFEWFAHKYILHGVHRPGQPRYSPVPKSMESHWAHHREVRKQEFSDECYVQGFEHWRTRNEVMSLAVVAGVASVAFYPFSKGMSLAALYSAGNYYYVHRRAHLEPDWARRTIPWHYDHHMNSNQDANWCVTRPWFDYVMGTRVVSSADLKEANPLGLPLPAPISKVLTQAIESIFPAKWVEQKPKLIPAVETSEQQSVA